A region of Cellulophaga sp. RHA19 DNA encodes the following proteins:
- the fsa gene encoding fructose-6-phosphate aldolase, whose protein sequence is MKFFIDTANLAQIKEAQELGVLDGVTTNPSLMAKEGITGRDNILKHYVDICNIVDGDVSAEVIATEYEAMIKEGTELAELHEQIVVKLPMIKDGVKACKYFSDKGIRTNVTLVFSAGQALLAAKAGATYVSPFIGRLDDISTDGLNLIAEIRHIYDNYAFPTEILAASVRHTMHVIDCAKIGADVMTGPLSSIEGLLRHPLTDSGLAKFLEDYKKGN, encoded by the coding sequence ATGAAATTTTTTATTGACACAGCAAATTTGGCACAAATAAAAGAAGCACAAGAACTAGGTGTTTTGGACGGTGTAACAACTAACCCTTCTTTAATGGCCAAAGAGGGCATTACAGGTAGAGATAATATTTTAAAACATTATGTAGATATCTGCAACATTGTAGATGGTGATGTTTCTGCAGAAGTTATTGCTACGGAATATGAAGCAATGATAAAAGAAGGTACTGAGTTGGCTGAACTACACGAGCAAATTGTTGTTAAATTACCAATGATTAAAGACGGTGTTAAGGCGTGTAAGTATTTCTCTGATAAAGGAATTAGAACTAATGTTACTTTGGTTTTCTCTGCAGGTCAGGCATTATTAGCAGCAAAAGCTGGTGCAACTTATGTTTCTCCTTTTATTGGTAGGTTAGATGATATTTCTACAGATGGTTTAAATCTTATTGCAGAAATTAGACATATTTATGATAACTATGCTTTTCCAACAGAAATATTAGCCGCATCTGTAAGGCACACAATGCACGTTATAGATTGTGCTAAAATTGGTGCAGATGTTATGACAGGGCCTTTGTCATCTATAGAAGGTTTGTTAAGACATCCTTTAACTGATAGCGGATTGGCTAAATTTTTAGAAGATTACAAAAAAGGAAACTAA
- the ytxJ gene encoding bacillithiol system redox-active protein YtxJ, with amino-acid sequence MGLFKGIFGSKDENKKEEKQLPWIPLTTVAQLQEIEEKSKTKTQIIFKHSTTCGISRMVIKMFRDTYNFTEEQADLYYLDLLQYREVSNETGYKFQVIHQSPQLLVIKNGVAVANASHGSISELDFEKYI; translated from the coding sequence ATGGGATTATTTAAAGGTATATTTGGAAGTAAGGATGAAAATAAAAAAGAGGAAAAACAATTGCCTTGGATACCCTTAACTACAGTTGCACAATTGCAAGAGATTGAAGAAAAATCTAAAACCAAAACTCAAATTATTTTTAAACACTCTACTACTTGTGGTATTAGCCGTATGGTAATTAAGATGTTTAGAGATACGTATAATTTTACAGAGGAGCAGGCAGATTTGTATTATTTAGACTTGTTGCAATACAGAGAGGTGTCTAATGAAACAGGTTATAAGTTTCAAGTTATTCACCAATCACCACAATTATTAGTTATAAAAAATGGTGTTGCAGTTGCTAATGCATCTCACGGTAGTATTTCTGAACTAGATTTTGAAAAGTATATTTAA
- a CDS encoding SDR family oxidoreductase, with protein sequence MSNKVVLITGGSSGIGKSIGIYLTAKGYTVYGTTRNKEKYPDFNHFNLVDLDVRKPETIKSAVSFVIEKEGRLDVLVNNAGVGITGPIEETPNEEILNAFNINLNGPIHLMKAVLPQMRKQNNGLIINITSIAGYMGLPYRGIYSASKGALGLVVEAMRMEVKDFGVHITTVAPGDFATNIASGRYHAPLLNDSAYKTPYGNTLQVMNEHVDSGEDPIQVAKMVFKIINTKKPKVHYKVGAFMQKFSLFLKSILPDKTYEKLLLNHYKL encoded by the coding sequence ATGAGTAATAAAGTAGTCTTAATAACAGGCGGTTCTTCAGGTATAGGTAAATCTATAGGTATATATTTAACTGCTAAAGGCTATACCGTATATGGTACAACAAGGAATAAAGAAAAATATCCAGATTTTAATCATTTTAATTTAGTTGATTTAGATGTTAGAAAACCAGAAACAATAAAGTCTGCCGTTTCTTTTGTGATAGAAAAAGAGGGGAGATTAGATGTTTTGGTTAACAATGCTGGTGTTGGTATAACTGGACCAATAGAAGAAACTCCTAACGAAGAAATTTTAAATGCGTTTAATATTAACTTAAACGGACCAATACACTTAATGAAGGCTGTTTTGCCGCAAATGAGAAAGCAAAACAATGGTCTAATTATAAATATTACTTCTATAGCTGGCTATATGGGCTTGCCTTACAGAGGAATTTATTCTGCAAGTAAAGGTGCTTTAGGTCTTGTGGTAGAGGCAATGCGTATGGAGGTTAAAGATTTTGGGGTGCATATAACAACTGTTGCGCCGGGAGATTTTGCTACAAATATAGCTTCTGGTAGGTACCATGCACCTCTTTTAAATGATTCTGCTTATAAAACTCCTTATGGTAATACATTACAGGTAATGAATGAACATGTAGATTCTGGCGAGGATCCAATACAAGTTGCTAAAATGGTGTTTAAGATAATAAATACAAAAAAGCCAAAAGTGCATTACAAAGTAGGTGCTTTTATGCAGAAATTTTCATTGTTTTTAAAGAGTATTTTGCCAGATAAAACATATGAAAAATTATTATTGAATCATTACAAATTGTAA
- a CDS encoding LytR/AlgR family response regulator transcription factor, whose protein sequence is MNYSYTIIGNSASSNLQLQHFLEEYNDFMCVDISENSNSALNSILKYSPDIIFVDLQKNAEEYFRMVSDLYQYINNIPLIIGVSKNKEHAYDAIKNGFFDYWLLPYNEFDIRKSVLKIRKQTPVKETSPTLCLQSYKDYQYIDTSDILYLKADNNATDIYLHSGKRISAFKTLKTFENKLPENFIRIHQSYIINSSYVSGINYGKSVCVIRKSDVKLPFSKSYKEKIDTIKNKISKNAISTHN, encoded by the coding sequence ATGAATTACTCATACACAATAATAGGTAACTCTGCTTCTTCTAATTTGCAACTTCAGCATTTTTTAGAAGAGTATAATGACTTTATGTGTGTAGATATTTCAGAAAATTCTAACAGTGCATTAAATAGTATTTTAAAATATAGTCCTGATATTATTTTCGTTGACCTACAAAAAAATGCTGAAGAATATTTTAGAATGGTTTCAGATTTATATCAATATATAAATAACATTCCTTTAATAATAGGTGTAAGTAAAAATAAGGAACACGCCTATGATGCTATAAAGAATGGATTTTTTGATTATTGGCTACTACCATATAATGAATTTGATATTAGGAAATCTGTTTTAAAAATAAGAAAGCAAACTCCTGTAAAGGAAACTTCACCAACATTATGTCTTCAATCTTATAAAGATTACCAATATATTGACACTTCAGATATATTATATTTAAAAGCAGACAACAACGCCACAGATATATACTTGCATAGTGGTAAACGAATAAGCGCTTTTAAAACATTAAAGACATTTGAAAACAAATTACCCGAAAATTTCATAAGAATACATCAAAGTTACATCATAAATAGCAGCTACGTATCCGGAATTAATTACGGAAAAAGCGTATGCGTCATAAGAAAAAGTGATGTAAAACTACCCTTTTCAAAATCATACAAAGAAAAAATAGATACTATAAAGAATAAGATTAGTAAAAATGCTATTTCTACACATAATTAA
- the fahA gene encoding fumarylacetoacetase: MPIKTNDPSKKSWISVDSTSDFPIQNIPFGVFLTREDIITIGTRIGNYAIDLGALHQLGYFDGIPLTDDIFLQDSLNDFISDGKKTWRLVRNRISEIFDINNTALQNNEEHKKIVLFTMDEVEMQLPVQIGDYTDFYSSKEHATNIGTMFRDPNNALLPNWLHIPVGYHGRSSTIIPSGTPVHRPNGQTLPKGAETPVFGPSKLVDFELETAFITTDANLLGEAIPVNEAEDYIFGMVVFNDWSARDIQKWEYVPLGPFLAKNFASSISPWIVTLDALEPFRTASPVQEPKPLPYLQQTGEKSFDINLEVDITPENGEPTTVSKSNFKYMYWTMAQQLAHHTVNGCKVNSGDMMGSGTISGPTPDSYGSMLELSWQGTKPVKLTNGETRKFIQDNDTVTLRGYCENNGVRIGFGEVSTKLLPAIPLK; the protein is encoded by the coding sequence ATGCCTATAAAAACTAACGATCCTTCAAAAAAATCTTGGATTTCTGTTGATTCTACTTCAGATTTTCCAATTCAGAATATTCCTTTTGGTGTATTTTTAACTAGGGAAGATATTATTACCATAGGTACTCGTATAGGAAACTATGCTATAGATTTAGGTGCATTGCACCAATTAGGGTATTTTGATGGTATACCGTTAACAGATGATATATTTTTACAAGATTCTTTAAATGATTTTATATCAGACGGAAAAAAAACTTGGCGTTTAGTTCGTAACAGAATTAGCGAAATATTTGATATAAATAATACAGCATTACAGAACAACGAAGAGCACAAAAAAATTGTGTTATTTACTATGGACGAAGTAGAAATGCAACTACCAGTTCAAATTGGTGATTACACAGATTTTTACTCTAGTAAAGAACACGCTACTAATATTGGTACAATGTTTAGAGATCCTAACAATGCATTGTTACCTAACTGGCTGCATATACCTGTTGGTTACCACGGTAGAAGCTCTACAATTATACCAAGCGGAACTCCTGTACATAGACCTAACGGGCAAACATTACCAAAAGGAGCAGAAACACCTGTATTTGGACCTTCTAAACTAGTAGATTTTGAATTAGAAACAGCTTTTATTACTACTGATGCTAACCTTTTGGGTGAGGCAATACCTGTAAACGAAGCTGAAGACTATATTTTTGGAATGGTTGTTTTTAACGACTGGAGTGCCAGAGATATTCAAAAATGGGAATATGTACCACTAGGGCCATTTTTAGCTAAAAACTTTGCTTCTTCAATCTCTCCTTGGATTGTTACTCTAGATGCTTTAGAACCTTTTAGAACCGCTAGTCCTGTACAAGAACCTAAGCCACTACCCTATTTACAGCAAACAGGAGAAAAGTCTTTTGACATTAATTTAGAGGTAGATATTACACCAGAAAATGGTGAACCAACAACAGTATCTAAATCTAATTTTAAGTATATGTATTGGACAATGGCACAACAACTTGCACACCACACAGTAAATGGTTGTAAAGTTAATAGTGGAGATATGATGGGGAGTGGTACAATTTCTGGTCCTACACCAGATTCTTACGGCTCTATGCTAGAACTATCTTGGCAAGGAACTAAGCCTGTAAAATTAACCAACGGAGAAACTAGAAAGTTTATACAAGATAATGATACAGTTACCTTAAGAGGTTACTGTGAAAATAACGGTGTACGTATTGGTTTTGGAGAAGTTTCTACAAAATTACTACCTGCTATTCCTTTAAAATAA
- a CDS encoding response regulator, with translation MRTLKILAVDDHQLILKGYQYTFADINPAKYNINLTTAGSYQKAKQLIESNIFDVAFLDIQIERPDKDNIDGNKTGENLGILLRDISPKTKIIFQSSFSDSLRISNIFSSVNPDGYIVKTEVNEEVIEKALDNVLNDSTYYSKSAIDVFRKTMTNNIMINEDDKEILYRLSLGIKTKDLVDYVNLSVTGIETRKRKLKFIFDIENENDLALINEAKRRGFI, from the coding sequence ATGCGAACCCTAAAAATATTAGCTGTTGATGATCATCAACTTATACTAAAAGGATACCAGTATACATTTGCAGATATAAACCCAGCTAAATATAATATAAACTTAACCACAGCAGGTAGTTACCAAAAAGCAAAACAATTAATAGAATCTAACATTTTTGATGTTGCTTTTTTAGATATTCAGATAGAAAGGCCTGATAAAGATAATATTGATGGTAATAAAACAGGAGAAAACCTAGGAATACTTTTAAGAGATATTTCACCAAAAACAAAAATAATATTTCAATCTTCATTTAGTGATAGTTTAAGAATTAGTAACATCTTTTCATCAGTAAATCCAGATGGTTACATTGTTAAAACAGAAGTTAACGAGGAGGTTATAGAAAAAGCATTAGACAATGTTTTAAACGACAGCACCTACTATTCTAAGTCTGCTATAGATGTTTTTAGAAAAACAATGACTAATAACATTATGATTAATGAAGATGATAAAGAAATTCTTTACCGTTTATCATTAGGTATAAAAACTAAAGATTTGGTTGACTATGTAAATTTATCTGTTACAGGTATAGAAACAAGAAAACGTAAATTAAAATTTATTTTTGATATTGAAAATGAAAACGACCTTGCTTTAATTAACGAAGCAAAAAGGAGGGGTTTTATTTAA
- the glyA gene encoding serine hydroxymethyltransferase, translating into MQRDNQIFDLINDEKERQLEGIELIASENFTSPQVMEAAGSVLTNKYAEGYPGKRYYGGCEVVDEVEQLAIDRAKELFGAEYVNVQPHSGSQANASVYHACLKPGDTILGFDLSHGGHLTHGSPVNFSGRLYNPVFYGVEEETGVLNYDKIQEIATKEKPKMIIAGASAYSRDIDFERFRVIADSVGALLLADISHPAGLIAKGILNDPMPHCHIVTTTTHKTLRGPRGGMIMMGKDFENPFGIKLKNGNLRKMSALLDLAVFPGNQGGPLEHIIAAKAVAFGEALTDEYLHYMIQVKKNAAAMAAAFVKKDYKIISGGTDNHMMLIDLRNKNITGKDAENALVKADITANKNMVPFDDKSPFVTSGIRFGTAAITTRGLKEADMQTIVDFVDAVINSPEDEEVILNVRDKVNALMEGRALFN; encoded by the coding sequence ATGCAACGCGATAACCAAATTTTTGATTTAATTAATGACGAAAAAGAACGTCAATTAGAAGGAATAGAATTAATAGCTTCAGAGAATTTTACGAGTCCACAAGTTATGGAAGCTGCAGGCTCTGTGCTTACCAATAAATATGCAGAAGGTTATCCTGGAAAGCGTTATTATGGTGGTTGTGAGGTTGTAGATGAAGTAGAGCAATTAGCTATTGATAGAGCTAAAGAGCTTTTTGGTGCAGAATATGTAAACGTACAGCCACACTCTGGTTCACAAGCAAATGCATCTGTATACCACGCTTGTTTAAAACCAGGAGATACTATTTTAGGTTTTGATTTGTCTCACGGTGGACACTTAACTCACGGTTCTCCAGTAAACTTTTCTGGTCGTTTGTATAACCCAGTTTTTTACGGAGTAGAGGAAGAAACAGGAGTTTTAAATTATGATAAAATACAAGAGATAGCTACTAAAGAAAAACCAAAAATGATTATTGCTGGTGCTTCTGCTTACTCTAGAGATATAGACTTTGAGCGTTTTAGAGTAATTGCAGATAGTGTTGGTGCTTTGTTGTTAGCAGATATCTCTCATCCAGCTGGTTTAATTGCTAAAGGTATTTTAAATGATCCTATGCCACATTGCCATATTGTTACAACAACTACGCACAAAACATTACGTGGTCCAAGAGGAGGTATGATTATGATGGGGAAAGATTTTGAAAACCCATTTGGAATTAAGCTTAAAAACGGAAACTTGCGTAAAATGTCTGCTTTATTAGATTTGGCAGTTTTTCCAGGGAACCAAGGCGGACCTTTAGAGCATATTATTGCCGCAAAAGCAGTAGCTTTTGGAGAGGCGTTAACTGATGAGTATTTACATTATATGATTCAGGTAAAGAAAAATGCAGCAGCTATGGCCGCAGCATTTGTTAAAAAAGATTATAAAATTATATCTGGTGGTACAGATAACCATATGATGCTTATAGATCTTAGAAATAAAAATATTACTGGTAAGGATGCAGAAAATGCTTTGGTAAAAGCAGACATTACCGCAAATAAAAATATGGTTCCTTTTGATGATAAATCTCCTTTTGTAACATCTGGTATCCGTTTTGGAACTGCAGCTATTACAACACGTGGTTTAAAAGAAGCAGATATGCAAACTATTGTAGACTTTGTAGATGCCGTAATTAATAGCCCAGAAGATGAAGAGGTTATTTTAAATGTTAGAGATAAAGTAAATGCTCTAATGGAAGGTAGAGCATTGTTTAATTAA
- a CDS encoding tetratricopeptide repeat-containing sensor histidine kinase — protein MQKICTLLIITTLLFSCKNEKEKIETTVNVKYEQKNSDTTNLLQHKKDSLYRKRLHSLAYTYLTQNDSLKFRKTNQKVIELSKKQYDSTLLSNAYWDLGYFFEKAVKIDSSYFYYLQAQKIFNLQGNAIKEGKVLQSIAFIQSNVKDYRGSEISTIKAIELFDNKKETDIDLYHSYNNLGSVTNALKEHDRALKYYNKAQEYYKKIKPKSKINTALVNNIANVYRDKEDYNSAIKNYEKVLAVDSLYEKKTLFYAKVLDNYAYTKLKLKDTVNVEQQLLQSLNIRDSLNDISGLAVSHFNLAEFYILKKDTSKALDNAKKAEEYSLKTKNNKRLLQAYDLLTSIDPINASSYAHKYIVLNDSLIAEERLLQDKFTRIKYETDEVLEEKEVLEEQKQLLIYIVIGALLLAFAVFVIGSQYIKNQKLRFEQEQQETNLETFNLMLDQKGKLAKAKQEEQIRISQELHDGVLGSLTGIGLILKATNKRADQEAIDERLDLIKQLQETAEEIRTISHTLSAASSKKMQNFTNSIIELLHNTGKASNIKTGFTFDNKIDWDHLNAEIKINLYRMIQEGVQNCVKYSKAENILLDLSMKNSNLSVILSDDGVGFNLQKKKRGIGLKNIFSRANKINAKVNIDSTLGNGTKIHISIPLDKKDTFNT, from the coding sequence GTGCAAAAAATATGTACTCTACTTATTATAACTACATTACTCTTTTCATGTAAAAATGAAAAAGAAAAAATAGAGACCACAGTTAATGTAAAATACGAGCAAAAAAATAGTGATACAACCAATTTACTACAACATAAAAAAGATTCCTTGTATAGAAAAAGGTTACACTCATTAGCTTATACATATCTAACACAAAATGATTCTCTAAAATTTAGAAAAACGAACCAAAAAGTAATAGAGTTATCTAAAAAACAATACGACTCTACCCTATTATCAAATGCATACTGGGATTTAGGATATTTTTTTGAAAAAGCAGTAAAAATAGACAGTAGTTATTTTTACTATTTACAAGCTCAAAAAATTTTTAATTTACAAGGTAATGCTATAAAAGAAGGTAAAGTGCTTCAATCTATCGCTTTTATACAATCTAATGTTAAGGACTATAGAGGTAGTGAAATTTCTACCATAAAAGCTATTGAATTATTTGACAACAAAAAAGAAACAGATATAGATTTATATCACTCTTATAACAACTTAGGGTCTGTTACTAATGCTTTAAAAGAACATGATAGAGCCTTAAAATATTACAACAAAGCTCAAGAATACTACAAAAAAATAAAACCTAAAAGCAAAATAAATACTGCATTAGTTAATAATATAGCAAATGTATATAGAGATAAAGAAGATTATAATAGCGCCATTAAAAACTACGAAAAAGTACTAGCTGTAGATAGCCTATATGAGAAAAAAACTTTGTTCTACGCTAAAGTATTAGACAATTACGCCTACACAAAGCTAAAACTAAAAGATACTGTTAATGTAGAGCAACAACTATTACAATCATTAAATATAAGAGATAGTTTAAATGACATTTCTGGTTTAGCAGTGAGTCACTTCAACTTAGCAGAGTTTTATATTCTAAAAAAAGATACTTCAAAGGCTTTAGATAATGCTAAAAAGGCTGAAGAATATTCATTAAAAACAAAAAACAATAAAAGATTATTACAGGCTTATGACCTACTCACATCTATAGACCCTATTAACGCCAGTAGTTATGCACATAAATACATTGTGTTAAACGATAGCTTAATTGCAGAAGAAAGGTTACTACAAGATAAGTTTACCAGAATTAAATATGAAACAGACGAAGTTTTAGAAGAAAAAGAAGTTTTAGAAGAGCAAAAACAGCTACTTATATACATAGTTATTGGTGCACTACTACTGGCTTTTGCAGTTTTTGTAATTGGTAGTCAATATATAAAAAATCAAAAATTAAGGTTTGAACAAGAGCAGCAAGAAACCAACTTAGAGACTTTTAATCTAATGCTAGATCAAAAAGGTAAACTAGCAAAAGCTAAACAAGAAGAGCAAATAAGAATATCTCAAGAGCTACATGATGGTGTTTTAGGCAGTTTAACAGGAATAGGTTTAATATTAAAAGCTACTAACAAAAGAGCAGACCAAGAAGCCATTGATGAACGCTTAGATCTTATAAAACAATTACAAGAAACAGCAGAAGAAATTAGAACAATTTCGCACACCTTAAGTGCTGCTTCTTCTAAAAAAATGCAAAACTTTACAAATTCTATTATTGAATTACTACATAACACTGGCAAAGCTTCAAACATAAAAACAGGTTTTACATTTGATAATAAAATAGATTGGGATCATTTAAATGCTGAAATTAAAATTAACCTTTATAGAATGATACAAGAAGGGGTTCAGAATTGTGTAAAATATTCTAAAGCAGAAAATATTTTATTAGATTTAAGTATGAAGAATTCAAATTTATCAGTAATTTTATCTGATGACGGTGTAGGTTTTAACCTCCAAAAGAAAAAAAGAGGCATAGGGCTTAAAAATATATTTTCTAGAGCTAATAAAATAAACGCTAAAGTAAATATTGACAGTACATTAGGAAATGGAACAAAAATTCACATTTCTATACCGCTAGATAAAAAAGATACATTTAATACATAA
- a CDS encoding glutaminyl-peptide cyclotransferase, with translation MKTLKLLTYSALTVLLFSCGGANTPASSLFEIQITGKKAKFHQNETVNINLKNKKNKTINAITYTIDGEKVEVNNNKLVLDSKKVGNKTITAEVSYDDTTAKVSKKITVFAGTSPSIYTYEILNEYPHNPNYFTQGLEFYKDTLYESTGKREKSVLVKKDYKTGTIYKEHKLKDTQFGEGITILKDKIYHLTWQSNIGFVYDVNTFKEIDQFTYGKSREGWGFCNDGEKLYKSDGSEKIWTLNPDTLIEEDAIEVYTNSKKLIKINELEYVNGKIYANTWQSGQDVAVIIDPKSGVVEGIINFNGLKDKVTKTDDVDVLNGIAYNPTTKTFFVTGKNWDKMFEVNILKK, from the coding sequence ATGAAAACACTTAAGCTTTTAACTTACAGCGCACTAACAGTTTTATTATTTTCTTGCGGAGGAGCAAATACTCCTGCTTCTAGCCTATTTGAAATTCAAATTACCGGCAAAAAAGCTAAATTTCACCAAAATGAAACAGTAAATATTAACCTTAAGAACAAAAAAAACAAAACTATTAATGCTATAACATACACTATAGATGGTGAAAAAGTTGAAGTAAATAATAATAAATTAGTATTAGATTCTAAAAAAGTAGGCAACAAAACTATTACCGCAGAAGTAAGTTATGATGATACTACAGCTAAGGTTTCTAAAAAAATAACCGTGTTTGCTGGTACATCACCTAGTATTTATACTTATGAGATTTTAAATGAGTATCCGCATAATCCAAACTACTTTACTCAAGGCTTAGAGTTTTACAAGGATACCTTATATGAGAGTACTGGAAAGAGAGAGAAATCTGTATTGGTAAAAAAAGATTATAAAACAGGTACTATTTATAAGGAGCATAAATTAAAAGATACCCAGTTTGGAGAAGGTATAACTATTTTAAAAGATAAAATTTACCATTTAACGTGGCAAAGCAACATTGGATTTGTTTACGATGTAAATACTTTTAAAGAAATAGACCAATTTACATACGGAAAAAGTAGAGAAGGCTGGGGTTTTTGTAATGATGGAGAAAAATTATATAAGAGTGATGGTTCCGAAAAAATATGGACATTAAATCCTGATACTTTAATTGAAGAAGATGCTATTGAAGTATATACAAATAGTAAAAAACTTATTAAAATAAATGAGTTAGAGTATGTTAATGGAAAAATTTACGCTAACACTTGGCAATCTGGCCAAGATGTAGCTGTAATTATAGATCCAAAGAGTGGTGTTGTAGAGGGCATAATTAATTTTAACGGTTTAAAAGATAAGGTTACAAAAACTGATGATGTAGATGTTTTAAATGGTATTGCATATAACCCAACCACCAAAACATTTTTTGTTACTGGTAAAAATTGGGATAAAATGTTTGAGGTAAACATTTTAAAAAAATAA
- a CDS encoding acyl-CoA thioesterase produces MKIYNKTITVTADDLDDLNHVNNVRYLQWVQDISKEHWQASASKEIQNNHMWVVSTHFLEYKSAAVLNDVIKVKTYIKKSEGAISIRIVEMKNAETNKLILKSKTEWCLLNAKSLKPIRVSEKIKNIFIDTNQ; encoded by the coding sequence GTGAAAATCTACAACAAAACTATTACTGTCACCGCAGATGATTTAGACGATTTAAACCACGTTAATAACGTTAGGTATTTGCAGTGGGTACAAGATATATCTAAAGAACATTGGCAAGCATCTGCTAGCAAAGAAATACAAAATAACCATATGTGGGTTGTTAGCACTCATTTTTTAGAGTATAAATCTGCTGCTGTTTTAAATGATGTTATTAAGGTTAAAACCTATATTAAAAAATCTGAAGGAGCAATATCTATTCGTATTGTAGAAATGAAAAATGCAGAAACAAACAAACTTATTTTAAAATCTAAGACAGAATGGTGCCTTTTAAATGCTAAAAGCTTAAAACCTATACGTGTATCAGAAAAAATAAAGAATATTTTCATTGATACCAATCAATAA